CAACCGCTCAGCGAAGAGGCCATCACCGCTGCCCTTGCTGAGAATAAGCGGGTATTTGTGGATGTCACCGCCGACTGGTGCGTGACCTGTAAAGCGAACAAATACAACGTGCTGCTCCGCGATGAGGTGCAAGACGCCCTGAGTGCGCCGGACGTGGTAGCACTGCGCGGCGACTGGAGCCGTCCGTCCACGACGATTAGCCAGTTCCTCCACGCTCGCCAGAGCGCCGCCGTCCCCTTCAATCAAATTTATGGCCCAGGGCTTGAGCAAGGCCGCGTATTGCCGCCGTTGCTGGAAAGAGACTCTCTCCTTCAGACCCTGACCGACGCCAAAGGAAAATAACGATGCGTATTATGACTTTCATTATGCTGATGTGCTTTTCAGCCATGAGCTTCGCCGCTGAACCCGATCTGGAAAATTTACTGTGGAACGATCCAAATACCCCGGCGATGGGGGCAGAAAAACCGCGCCTGACGCTGGTGTCATTTACTGATTACAACTGCCCGTACTGCAAACAATTCGACCCGGAGCTGGAAAAAATCGTGCAAAAGTATCCGGACGTCAAACTGGTGGTGAAACTCCTGCCGTTTCGCAGTGAAAGCTCTGCCCATTCAGCGCGTATCGCGATGACCGCGTGGCGACAGCAGCCTCAGCAGTTCTGGGATTTGCACCATCGGCTGATGTCGAAGAAGGGCTATCATGACGATGCCTCTATCCTGGCCGCGCAGCAGAAAACGGGTACTGCGGCCATCAAAGCGGACGAGAAAAGCGGCGAAACGCTGCAGATGAATTTGATTCTCTCGCAGGTGTTGGGTGTGCAAGGTACTCCGGCGACGCTTGTTGGCAAAACAATGGTGGCGGGCGCCATTCCTTACGACGAACTGGAGGCGCTGGTAAAGCAAGAGCTGGCGAATCCTGATGCGCAGTAAATACATGCGCTGGCTGCGCGAAGGTATCGTCTGGCTGCTGATTGCGACAGCCACTGTGCTGGTTGTGGATCAGTTTCGCAAACCGGCGCTCCCGGCGACATTTATCAGCACGCCGTTGCAGACGCTGGACGGCGAATCGGTTGATCTGGCGCAGAAGAGCCACGAACGACCGCTGCTGGTTTACGTCTGGGCAACCTGGTGCGGCGTGTGCCGGTACACCACTCCCTCGGTGGCAGAAATGGCGGAGGAGGGGAAAAACGTCATCACCGTTGCGCTGCGATCCGGCGAAGACCCTGCTCTAAGTCAGTGGCTGGCGAAAAAAGGTTATGCGATGCCGACGGTCAATGATCCTCAGGGCCTGCTCGCGAGGAGCTGGCAAGTGCAGGTCACGCCGACGGTAATGATTGTGTCGCAGGGAGAAGTGAAATCCATCACCACGGGTTACACCAGCGGCTGGGGCATGAAGCTGCGGCTCTGGTGGGCGGGGGTGTGATGTGGCACACTGGAGCTAACTTTTAGTAAGTACCGTCAGAAAGGTGAGTATGAAAACGTCAATTCCGACGCTCAGTGAGCAAATGCGCGACGGCAATCTGTTTGCCGAACAGTGTCCGTCCAGAGACGTGCTCAAGCACGTGACCAGCCGCTGGGGCGTGCTGATTCTGGTGGCGCTGCGTCAGGGGACACATCGTTTTAGCGACCTGCGCCGCAAAATGGGGGGCGTCAGCGAGAAAATGCTGGCTCAGTCGTTGCAGGCGCTGGAGCAGGACGGCTTTGTCGATCGCGTTTCATATCCGGTGGTACCACCGCACGTGGAGTACAGCTTAACGCCGCTGGGCGTTCAGGTGAGCGAGAAGGTGGCCGATCTGGCGGACTGGATTGAGGTGAATACGCCGCAGGTGTTGGCCCATCGGGACGACCGTGCGGCGTGATGATTTGCCGGGTGGCGCTGACGCTTACCCGGCCTACAAACGCGTGGGCCGGGTAAACAACGCTACTTACTCAAATCCACCTGATAAATCGCGAACCCAATGTCATCACTTCCGACGTTTTTCATCGGATACTGCGCTTTGTCTTTGATAAACGCCGCCGCTTTTGCAGACGGTGACGTTTCAAAGCGAATATCCAGTTTGGTGTCGCTCTGAATTGGGGCCAGACGCCAGTTATTGTCTGCCGCCGGATGCACTGCTCCAGCCTTTTTAGACTGCTCACCAATCCACGCCGCCAGCACCGAGCGGTTCTCGTCCGGTGATGCAAACGCGATATGGCTATCGCCAGTTCCGGCAAATTTACCGCCGTAGGCGCGATAGTTATTGGTTGCCACCAGGAACACCGCGTTCGGATCGATCGGCTTACCGTTAAACGTCAGGTTTTTAATGCGTTCAGCCTGCGGATTTACCGTCTGGCATTCGCCGTCATATTTCGCGGGCTGCGACACATCAATTTGATAATCCACGCCGTCGATCACGTCGAAGTTATAGGTGCGGAAACCGTCCCAGTTAATCAGCGACTGCGGTTTACTGCTGTGAACGTCGATTTGGTTAAACTGACCGGCAGAACACTCCAGCCACTCTTTCACCTCTTTGCCCGTCGCTTTCACCACCACCAGCGTGTTCGGGTAGAGATAAAGATCCGCCGCGTTGCGGAAGGTGAGCTGGCCTTTTTCCACTTCGACATAGCTTGCCGGGTCGTTCTTGCGTCCACCCACTTTGAACGGGGCCGCAGCAGACAGGACCGGCAGTTTTGCGAGGTCTGGATCGCCCTGAATAAAGCGCTCGACGTAGGCTTTCTGCGCCATGTTGACGATCTGCACCGTCGGATCGTCCTGCACCAACGCCAGGAAGCTGTACATATTGTCGGAGGATTTCCCGACCGGCTTGCTGACAAATTCGCGGGTCGCGTCGTGATCGTGTTTCAGTACGTTCAGAATGTTTTTATCTTCTGCTGCCAGCGATTTTTTGGCTGCCGCGTCGTAAATCGGACGCGCTTCGGCTTTCGACTGCGTGACCTGCCATTTCCCGCCGTCGTTGTTCAGCACCAAATCCACCACGCCCAGATGATCGCCCCACATGCCCGGCATCACCGACGGTACGCCGTTAAGCGTGCCTTTCTCGATATCCGCGCCCTTGATGCTGGCGAAATCTTTGCCTGGGAACACCGCGTGCGCGTGGCCAAACAGAATGGCGTCGACGCCCGGCACTTCACTGAGATAGTAAACGGAGTTCTCGGCCATCGCCTGATACGGATCGGCAGACAGACCGGAGTGTGCGACCACCACCACCAGATCGGCGCCTTTCTCACGCATTTCCGGCACGTATTTGCGCGCCGTTTCGGTGATGTCATTGACGGTCACTTTGCCGGAGAGATTCGCTTTGTCCCAGGTCATGATCTGCGGCGGCACAAAACCGATATAGCCGATTTTAAGCGTCTGCTTTTTACCGTCCTTATCGACCACCTCAGTCTCTTTAATCAGATATGGCGTAAACAGCGGCTTTTGCGTCTTAACGTCGATGATATTGGCGTTAACGTACGGGAATTTTGCCCCGGAAAGGGCCATGTGGAGATAATCCAGGCCGTAGTTAAATTCATGATTTCCAAGGTTGCCGACGGCGTAATCCAGGGTATTCAACGCCTTGTAGACCGGGTGGATATCACCCTTTTTCAGCCCTTTCGCCGCCATGTAGTCGCCGAGCGGACTACCCTGAATTAAGTCGCCGTTATCGACCAGCACGCTATTTTTCACTTCGCCACGCGCGGCATTAATCAAACTGGCGGTGCGCACCAGCCCGAATTTTTCGGTTGGGGTATCTTTGTAGTAATCGAAATCCATCATATTGCTGTGCAGGTCAGTCGTTTCCAGAATACGGAGATCGACCGTTGCTGCCTGAACGCTCGCGGCAATCAGCGTCGCCAGAAGCGTTGCGCTAAACTTAATCATCAGAGGAGTCCTTTTTACGATCCAAGCCACAAAAGAATATGTATGTATATTTTGTTGCTTACAGAAGTGTGAATCCTGCCAGAAAAAAGTGTCGTGAAACCAGAATTGCCTCACAGATAGCGGAATTGTTTACAATACGATATAACTAAAACAAATACTTATGCCCACTGCGTTAACAAAGAGGTGGAGAATGTTAGATAAAATTTGTCAGCTCGCACGGGATGCGGGTGATGCCATTATGCAGGTGTACGATGGCGCGAAGCCGATGGATGTTGTCAGTAAAGCTGACGACTCCCCGGTAACCGCGGCCGATCTCGCGGCCCACGAGGTGATCCTCAAAGGGTTGCAGGCCCTGACGCCGGAGATTCCGGTGCTGTCTGAAGAGGACCCGCAGAGCTGGGATGTGCGCCAACACTGGCAGCGCTACTGGCTGGTAGATCCGCTGGACGGCACCAAAGAGTTCATCAAGCGTAACGGTGAGTTCACCGTCAATATCGCGCTGATTGAGAAAGGCAAAGCAGTGCTGGGCGTGGTCTATGCCCCGGTGCTGAAAGTGATGTACAGCGCGGCGGAAGGCAAAGCCTGGAAAGAAGAGTGCGGGACGCGGAAGCAAATTCTGGTGCGCGACGCGCGGCCACCGCTGGTGGTGATCAGCCGCTCGCACAGTGACGCCGAATTGCAGGAATATCTGCAACAGCTGGGTGAACACCAGACGACGTCGATTGGATCGTCGTTGAAATTCTGTCTGGTGGCAGAAGGACAGGCGCAGCTGTATCCGCGCTTTGGGCCGACCAACGTCTGGGATACGGCGGCAGGCCATGCGGTGGCATCAGCGGCGGGCGCACACGTTCACGACTGGCAGGGTAAGCCGCTGGACTATACCCCGCGTGAGTCGTTCTTAAATCCGGGCTTTCGGGTCTCGATTTACTGACCGAGTAATTTATGCAGCAGGGCGACCACCTGCTGCACCTCTTCCTGCGTCAATGCACCGTCTTTCGCCCATTGCACGCGGCCCTCTTTATCCAGCACCACAATCGCGGAACTCTCCTCTTCCAGCCCCCAGGCTTTGCGCGTCACGCCGTCGCTATCGACAATAAACTGCGACCACGGATAGAGTTTTTTGTTGCTCTCAAGGCTTGAGCGCACAAACATGCCGGAGCCTGGAATCGCATCGTCGGTGTTCACAATGGTGGTGGTCTGGTAGCGGTCATGAGGGAATTTTGCGGACTTGATCGCTTCAACCAACGTGGCATTTTTCTCTTTTGCCGAGGTACGACCAGCAATATGTTGCACCACTCGCACTTTGCCCGCGAGCTGCGCGCTATTCCAGGGTTTATAGCTAAACTTATCATTGTCGAGAATCAATTCTCCCCGATCGGCAATACCGATCGGTGGCACACGCTGTCCATTTTCAATGTTATGTGCGCTGGCCATCATCGGCAGTAACAGGCAGGCTACGGCCAGGATGTTACGAAGGGTCATGGTGTTTCCTTATCATTATCGTTGCAGGTGATCCGACCACTTGGTCTTACGGTTTAAGCATAAGTGCGATCGTCAGGCTTTTCCCGCAATCCGAATGCCAGTTTGCGGGCGAACGCACATATCCGTAAAAAAACGAAGGCTTATACTGTTTTCAGAAACGCTATGCAAAGAATGTTCTGAATAATTGTAATCAAACGGTAAATAAACTTATGCATACTGGGTATCAACGTTTTTCTGGTCTATAGTCATTGAGCAATAAATTTGCGCTCAGGACAGTCGGCCCGATTGTGGCGCCGCAAGAGCGTATGATTCGCAGGAGATACAAGAATGAAAATTTTCCAACGCTACAACCCGCTTCAGGTGGCGAAGTACGTGAAGATCCTGTTCCGAGGACGGTTGTACATCAAGGACGTTGGCGCTTTCGAATTTGATAAGGGCAAAATTCTTATCCCGAAAGTAAAGGACAAACAGCACTATTCTGTGATGTCCGAAGTCAACCGACAGGTTATGCGTCTGCAAACTGAGATGGCTTAACTGCGTGCTATGCAGTAATTAAAGCAGTATAAAAAAACGGCTCCCAAGGGAGCCGTTGATGTTTGTGCAGCGCTTACGCTGACACTTTTTCTTCCGCGTCTGGCAGTTTTGGCACCAGCACTGTCGGTTTGTTATCAATGCGTGTCACCAGCAGCTGGTCGATGCGGTAGTTATCGATATCTACGACTTCAAACTTGTAGCCGGAGAACTTCACCGAGTCGGTCCGTTTCGGGATTTTACGCAGCATAAACATCATGAAGCCGCCAATGGTCTCGTAGTTGCCTGACTGCGGGAATTCATCGATATCCAGCACGCGCATCACGTCTTCAATCGGCGTGCCGCCGTCCACCAGCCATGAGTTCTCATCGCGCGCCACAATCTGCTCTTCCAGACCCTGACCGACCAGATCGCCCATCAGGGTGGTCATCACGTCGTTCAGTGTGATGATGCCTACCACCAGCGCGTATTCATTCATGATCACCGCGAAGTCTTCACCGGCGGTTTTGAAACTTTCCAGCGCTTCAGAGAGCGTTAGGGTGTCCGGCACAATCAGCGTATTGCGGATCTGCACGCCGCTATTCAGCGCCAGGCTTTGGTTTGCCAGCACGCGGTTCAGCAGGTCTTTAGAATCGACGTAACCGATGATGTGGTCGATATCTTCGTTACACACCAGGAACTTGGAGTGCGGATGCTCGGCCACTTTGTTTTTCAGACTCTGCTCGTCTTCGTGCAGGTCGAACCAAATCACGTTTTCACGTCCGGTCATGGAGGACGGCACGGTACGGGATTCGAGTTCAAACACGTTCTCGATCAGTTCATGTTCCTGCTTACGCAGCACACCCGCCAGAGCACCGGCCTCAAACACGGCGTAAATATCATCGGAAGTGATGTCGTCTTTACGCACCATCGGCAGTTTGAACAGACGGAAAATGGTATTCGCCAGGCCGTTAAAGAACCAGACCAGCGGGCGGAACACGTACAGACAGAAGCGCATCGGGTTGATGATGCGCAAAGCCACAGCTTCTGGCGCAATCATACCGATGCGTTTCGGGGTTAAATCTGCGAACAGAATGAATAGACCCGTGACCAGCGAGAAGGAGAGAATAAAGCTCAGCTGCTCGGACAGTTCAGGCGCGAAGTACTTTGAAAACAGGCTGTAAAAGGCCGGAGAAAAGGCCGCGTCGCCCACGATACCGCCGAGAATGGCGACCGCGTTAAGACCGATTTGCACCACGGTAAAGAACATACCGGGATTTTCCTGCATTTTCAGGATGCGTTGGGCGTTGAGGTTGCCATCGTCGGCAAGCAGTTTAAGTTTGATCTTGCGGGAGGCGGCCAGCGAAATCTCTGATATCGAGAAAAATGCACTGACAGCAATAAGGCAAAGTATTACTAAAATACTGTTTAACATAGTTTATCCGGCCTAACGCCAGATCCTCGGAAGGGAGTTGATTTCATTCGTGTGAAGACACATTGAACATCGGCTCGTAGCGTTGAGCCGATTATTTCAGCGGGTAGTATAGCGTAAACGAGTGTAAATCCGCCAGAGGTCACATTTTTACTAAAAAAAGGGCGGGCAGAGGCGCGCCACGCGGCTCGCGTGGCGCGGGAGAGATAATCAGGCCAGCTGTGGCGGCAGGCAAACGCCGATTCCGCCGATACCGCAATAGCCGTACGGGTTTTTGTGCAGATACTGCTGGTGGTCGTCTTCCGCATAGTAGAACGGTGTCGCGGTGGCGATTTCGGTGGTGACCTGGCGTGTATCGCCCGCGGCCTGCATCGCCTCCTGGAAGCGGGTCAGGCTGGCGCGCGCGGCGGCGTCCTGCTCTGGCGTCAGCGGATAAATGGCGGAACGATACTGAGTTCCGTGATCGTTACCCTGCTGCATGCCCTGGGCCGGGTCGTGGTTTTCCCAGAAAACCTGCAATAATTGTTCGTAGCTGATGACCGCCGGATCGTAGACGACGCGCACGGCTTCCGCATGACCAGTGTCACCCGAGCACACTTCGCGATAGGTTGGGTTAGGCGTGTAACCGCCGGTATAACCCGCAGCCGTGCTGTAGACGCCCGGTAATTGCCAGAAGAGGCGTTCGACGCCCCAGAAGCATCCCATCGCGAACAGGGCGATCTCCATCCCGTCCGGGACATTGGTCATCGAATGATCGTTAACGGCGTGTAAAGTGGCGACCGGCATTGGCGTATTACGTCCCGGCAGTGCATCTGCTTGAGAAACAAGATGCTTTTTGTCGAATAAACTCACGGTTGGGCCTCCGGGGCAGCGATGTTTCAGTTAAGGTTGTCATGGAGCGTTTAATTGAACACAATAAATACGCTGAATGAGTCTAGATTTAAACATAAGAAATATTAGGCCTGTCGGCCATTTTTCAACCCAGTGAATGGGTTTTGGGCTTTTATGCCGTGAAACGCCGCGGAGCGGCACTTCAATTGCTTCCAGGGGTGGAAACAAGGATATTCAGGAGAGAACGTGCCAAAGATCCGCCAGTTATGTTTGGTCAGTTTATTGCTGACAAGCGGAGTCGCCAGCGCGGCGAATGTCCGTTTGCAGGTTGAGGGGTTATCCGGGACGCTGGAAAAAAACGTGCGTGCACAGCTTTCAACGATTGAGAGTGATGAAGTGACGCCGGACCGGCGCTTTCGCGCACGCGTGGATGATGCGATCCGCGAAGGGCTGAAAGCGCTCGGTTATTACGAACCTACCATTGATTTCGATTTACGTCCGCCTCCGGCCAAAGGTCGTCAGGTGCTGATTGCTCGTGTATCCAAGGGCGAGCCAGTGCTGATCGGCGGCACCAACGTGGTGCTGCGCGGCGGTGCGCGTACTGACCGCGATTATCTGGATCTGCTGGGCACGCGCCCAAAGGTCGGCACTGTGCTGAATCACGGTGACTACGACCACTTCAAAAAAGAGCTCACCAGCGTTGCGCTGCGTAAGGGCTATTTCGACAGCCAGTTCAACAAAAGCCAGCTCGGGATTGCCCTCGACCGCCGTCAGGCGTTCTGGGATATCGATTACGACAGCGGCGAGCGCTATCGTTTTGGTGATGTCACCTTCGAAGGCTCGCAAATCCGCGACGAGTATCTGCAAAACCTGATCCCCTTCAAAGAGGGCGACTATTACCAGTCAAAAGATCTGGCCGAGTTGAACCGTCGTCTGTCGGCAACCGGCTGGTTTAACTCCGTCGTCGTGGCACCCGAATTCGACAAGGCGCGCAAAACCAAAGTCTTACCGCTGCACGGCGTCGTTTCGCCGCGCACCGAAAACACCATCGAAACCGGTGTGGGTTACTCAACGGACGTCGGTCCGCGCGTGAAAGCAACGTGGAAAAAGCCGTGGATGAACTCCTACGGCCACAGTCTCACCACCAGCGCCAGTATCTCCGCGCCGGAACAGCAGCTCGATTTCAGCTACAAAATGCCGTTGCTGAAGAACCCGCTGGAGCAGTATTACCTGGTGCAGGGCGGCTTTAAGCGCACCGACTTGAACGATACGGAATCCGACTCCACCACGCTTGCCCTGTCGCGCTTCTGGGACCTTTCCAGCGGCTGGCAGCGGGCGATTAATCTGCGCTGGAGCCTCGACCACTTTACCCAGGCTAACGTTACCAACACCACCATGCTGCTCTATCCGGGCGTGATGATCAGCCGCACCCGCTCGCGCGGCGGCCTGATGCCAACCTGGGGCGATTCCCAGCGCTATTCCATTGATTACTCCAACACCGCCTGGGGCTCGGACGTCGATTTCTCGGTCGTTCAAGCGCAAAACGTCTGGATCCGTACCCTTTACGACAAACACCGCTTCGTGACGCGCGGCAACCTTGGCTGGATTGAAACCGGCGACTTTGAACGCGTGCCGCCGGACCTGCGTTTCTTCGCGGGCGGCGATCGCAGTATTCGCGGCTATAAGTACAAATCGATCTCCCCGAAAAATGACAAAGGCCAGCTGATGGGGGCCTCTAAACTGGCGACCGGATCGCTGGAGTACCAGTACAACGTCAGCGGAAAATGGTGGGGCGCGGTGTTCGTGGACGGCGGCGAAGCGGTGAGTGATATCCGCAAAAGTGATTTCAAAACTGGCGCAGGCGTCGGCGTGCGCTGGCAGTCACCGGTCGGGCCGATCAAGCTCGACTTCGCCGTTCCTGTAGGCGACAAAGACGAACACGGTTTACAGTTTTACATCGGTCTGGGGCCTGAATTATGAGTTTATGGAAGAAGATAAGCCTCGGCGTGTTGATTTTTATCGTGCTGCTGCTCGGCACGGTGGCGTTCCTGGTGGGGACCACCACAGGTCTGCATCTGCTGTTTAACGCGGCGAACCGCTGGGTGCCAGGGCTTGAGATCGGCCAGGTGACGGGCGGCTGGCGCGATTTGCGCCTCAAGAATATCCGCTATCAACAGCCTGGCGTGGCGGTGAACGCGGGCGAGTTCCACCTGGCGGTGAAGCTCGGCTGCCTGCGCGACAGTAGCCTGTGCGTCAACGATCTGTCGTTAACCGACGTGAACGTGGCGATTGATTCGAAGAAAATGCCGAAATCTGCGCCGGTGGAGGAAGAGGAGAGCGGTCCGCTCAATCTCTCTACGCCTTATCCGATCGCGCTGTATCGCGTGGCGCTCAACAACGTCAATATCAAAATCGACGACACCACCGTTTCGGTGATGGATTTCACCTCTGGCCTGCGCTGGCAGGAGAAAAACCTGACCCTGACGCCAACTTCCCTGCAGGGGCTGCTGATTGCCCTGCCGAAAGTCGCCAAAGTGGCGCAGGAAGAGATCGTCGAACCGAAAATTCAGAACCCACAGCCGGAAGAAAAACCGCTCGGCGAGACGCTGAAAGACTTGTTCTCGAAGCCGGTGCTGCCGGAGATGACCGACGTTCATCTGCCGCTTAACCTCAACATCGAAGAGTTCAAAGGCGAACAGCTGCGCCTGACGGGCGACACAGATTTGACCGTGTTCAACATGCTGCTGAAAGTGAGCAGTATCGACGGCACCATGAAGCTCGACGCGCTGGATATTGATACCAACCAGGGGAGCGTTAACGCGACCGGGCAGGCGCTGCTGCGCGATAACTGGCCGGTGGATATTACCCTCAACAGCGCCCTCAACATCGACCCGCTGAAAGGCGAGAAAGTGAAGGTCAAAGTGGGCGGCGCGCTGCGCGAGCAACTGGAGTTCGGCGTCAATCTCTCCGGCCCGGTGGATATGGTGCTGCGCGGGCAGACAAAGTTAGCGGAAGCGGGTTTACCGCTGAATCTGGAGCTAGTGAGCGAACAGCTTTACTGGCCGTTTACCGGCGAAAAACAGTTCCAGGCCGATAAGCTGAAGCTCAAGCTGAGCGGCAAAATGACCGATTACACCCTGTCGTTCCGCACCTCGGTGAAGGGCGAAGGGTTGCCGCCTGCGGATATTACCCTCGATGCGAAGGGTAACGAGCAGCAGATTAACCTCGATAAACTCACCGTGGCGGCGCTGGAAGGTAAAACTGAACTGACCGCGCTGCTCGACTGGCAGAAAGCGATCAGCTGGCGCGGCGAGCTGAACCTGAAAGGGATCAACACGGCGAAAGAGGTGCCTGACTGGCCGTCGAAGCTCGACGGAACCATCAAAACGCGCGGCAGTCTGTACGGCGAAAGCTGGCAGATGGAGGTGCCGGAGATCAAACTCACCGGCAACGTGAAGCAGAACAAAGTCAATGTCGAAGGCTCCCTGCGCGGGAACAGTTATTTACAGTGGATCATCCCGCATCTGCACGTGGCCCTGGGGCGCAACACGGCGGATATCAAAGGTGAGCTGGGGGTGAAGGATCTCAATCTGGATGCCACCATCGACGCGCCGAATCTCGACAACGCCCTGCCGGGTCTTGGCGGAACGGCGAAAGGCTTAGTGAAAGTGCGCGGAACCGTTGACGCACCGCAGTTGCTGGCGGATATCACCGCCAACAATCTGCGCTGGCAGGAGCTGTCCGTCGCACGCGTACTGGTGAAAGGTGACGTCAAATCCACCGACCAAATCGCGGGCAACCTGAATCTGCGCGTTGAGCGTATTTCCCAGCCGGACGTGAATATCAGCCTGGTGACGCTGGACGCAAAAGGCAGC
Above is a window of Lelliottia jeotgali DNA encoding:
- a CDS encoding Secreted protein, suppressor for copper-sensitivity ScsC translates to MRIMTFIMLMCFSAMSFAAEPDLENLLWNDPNTPAMGAEKPRLTLVSFTDYNCPYCKQFDPELEKIVQKYPDVKLVVKLLPFRSESSAHSARIAMTAWRQQPQQFWDLHHRLMSKKGYHDDASILAAQQKTGTAAIKADEKSGETLQMNLILSQVLGVQGTPATLVGKTMVAGAIPYDELEALVKQELANPDAQ
- a CDS encoding Membrane protein, suppressor for copper-sensitivity ScsD, producing MRWLREGIVWLLIATATVLVVDQFRKPALPATFISTPLQTLDGESVDLAQKSHERPLLVYVWATWCGVCRYTTPSVAEMAEEGKNVITVALRSGEDPALSQWLAKKGYAMPTVNDPQGLLARSWQVQVTPTVMIVSQGEVKSITTGYTSGWGMKLRLWWAGV
- a CDS encoding Redox-sensing transcriptional regulator QorR; amino-acid sequence: MKTSIPTLSEQMRDGNLFAEQCPSRDVLKHVTSRWGVLILVALRQGTHRFSDLRRKMGGVSEKMLAQSLQALEQDGFVDRVSYPVVPPHVEYSLTPLGVQVSEKVADLADWIEVNTPQVLAHRDDRAA
- a CDS encoding 2',3'-cyclic-nucleotide 2'-phosphodiesterase, which gives rise to MIKFSATLLATLIAASVQAATVDLRILETTDLHSNMMDFDYYKDTPTEKFGLVRTASLINAARGEVKNSVLVDNGDLIQGSPLGDYMAAKGLKKGDIHPVYKALNTLDYAVGNLGNHEFNYGLDYLHMALSGAKFPYVNANIIDVKTQKPLFTPYLIKETEVVDKDGKKQTLKIGYIGFVPPQIMTWDKANLSGKVTVNDITETARKYVPEMREKGADLVVVVAHSGLSADPYQAMAENSVYYLSEVPGVDAILFGHAHAVFPGKDFASIKGADIEKGTLNGVPSVMPGMWGDHLGVVDLVLNNDGGKWQVTQSKAEARPIYDAAAKKSLAAEDKNILNVLKHDHDATREFVSKPVGKSSDNMYSFLALVQDDPTVQIVNMAQKAYVERFIQGDPDLAKLPVLSAAAPFKVGGRKNDPASYVEVEKGQLTFRNAADLYLYPNTLVVVKATGKEVKEWLECSAGQFNQIDVHSSKPQSLINWDGFRTYNFDVIDGVDYQIDVSQPAKYDGECQTVNPQAERIKNLTFNGKPIDPNAVFLVATNNYRAYGGKFAGTGDSHIAFASPDENRSVLAAWIGEQSKKAGAVHPAADNNWRLAPIQSDTKLDIRFETSPSAKAAAFIKDKAQYPMKNVGSDDIGFAIYQVDLSK
- a CDS encoding 3'(2'),5'-bisphosphate nucleotidase, with protein sequence MLDKICQLARDAGDAIMQVYDGAKPMDVVSKADDSPVTAADLAAHEVILKGLQALTPEIPVLSEEDPQSWDVRQHWQRYWLVDPLDGTKEFIKRNGEFTVNIALIEKGKAVLGVVYAPVLKVMYSAAEGKAWKEECGTRKQILVRDARPPLVVISRSHSDAELQEYLQQLGEHQTTSIGSSLKFCLVAEGQAQLYPRFGPTNVWDTAAGHAVASAAGAHVHDWQGKPLDYTPRESFLNPGFRVSIY
- a CDS encoding Protein ytfJ precursor; translated protein: MTLRNILAVACLLLPMMASAHNIENGQRVPPIGIADRGELILDNDKFSYKPWNSAQLAGKVRVVQHIAGRTSAKEKNATLVEAIKSAKFPHDRYQTTTIVNTDDAIPGSGMFVRSSLESNKKLYPWSQFIVDSDGVTRKAWGLEEESSAIVVLDKEGRVQWAKDGALTQEEVQQVVALLHKLLGQ
- a CDS encoding membrane protein, which produces MLNSILVILCLIAVSAFFSISEISLAASRKIKLKLLADDGNLNAQRILKMQENPGMFFTVVQIGLNAVAILGGIVGDAAFSPAFYSLFSKYFAPELSEQLSFILSFSLVTGLFILFADLTPKRIGMIAPEAVALRIINPMRFCLYVFRPLVWFFNGLANTIFRLFKLPMVRKDDITSDDIYAVFEAGALAGVLRKQEHELIENVFELESRTVPSSMTGRENVIWFDLHEDEQSLKNKVAEHPHSKFLVCNEDIDHIIGYVDSKDLLNRVLANQSLALNSGVQIRNTLIVPDTLTLSEALESFKTAGEDFAVIMNEYALVVGIITLNDVMTTLMGDLVGQGLEEQIVARDENSWLVDGGTPIEDVMRVLDIDEFPQSGNYETIGGFMMFMLRKIPKRTDSVKFSGYKFEVVDIDNYRIDQLLVTRIDNKPTVLVPKLPDAEEKVSA
- a CDS encoding Peptide methionine sulfoxide reductase MsrA gives rise to the protein MSLFDKKHLVSQADALPGRNTPMPVATLHAVNDHSMTNVPDGMEIALFAMGCFWGVERLFWQLPGVYSTAAGYTGGYTPNPTYREVCSGDTGHAEAVRVVYDPAVISYEQLLQVFWENHDPAQGMQQGNDHGTQYRSAIYPLTPEQDAAARASLTRFQEAMQAAGDTRQVTTEIATATPFYYAEDDHQQYLHKNPYGYCGIGGIGVCLPPQLA